The proteins below are encoded in one region of Spartobacteria bacterium:
- a CDS encoding signal peptidase I: protein MNADTGGISIFLIVQLALVLVVLVGQWKVFEKAGKPGWACIIPIYNIYVLLQIAGKPGWWLLLMFIPLVNIVIAVMMLSGVSAAFGKGLGFTLGLLFLPFIFVLILGFGDAVYQGADTAVY from the coding sequence ATGAACGCTGATACGGGTGGTATAAGTATTTTCTTGATTGTTCAGCTGGCACTTGTGCTGGTTGTTCTTGTTGGTCAGTGGAAGGTATTTGAAAAGGCCGGTAAACCCGGCTGGGCATGTATTATTCCCATCTATAACATCTATGTATTGTTGCAGATTGCAGGTAAACCCGGTTGGTGGTTACTTCTAATGTTTATTCCATTGGTGAATATTGTGATAGCAGTAATGATGCTGAGCGGCGTGTCTGCCGCTTTTGGAAAAGGACTGGGCTTTACACTGGGATTGCTATTTCTGCCATTCATTTTTGTCCTCATTCTTGGATTTGGCGACGCGGTTTATCAGGGAGCAGATACCGCCGTTTATTAA